The following DNA comes from Burkholderiales bacterium.
TGGATCCCGCCTTGCGGGAGCGCCGGCGCCGGGAGTGGAACGAGCCCGTGCTCTGGCCCCTGTGGCTGGGGTTAGCCTGCCTGGTCGGGGTGCTCACGCCGGCGGCCATAAGCTACTGGCGGCGGGAACATGGTGCGCCGGTGAAAGGTGCATGAGCGATGCTGGCTTACATCGTCCGTCGTCTCCTCTATGCCATTCCCATCCTGATTGGGGTGAACGTCCTCATCTTCGTTCTCTTTTTCGCCGTCAACACACCGGATGACATGGCGCGTCTGCATCTGGGTGTGAAACACGTCACGCCCGAGGCCATCGCCAGGTGGAAAGCGGAACGGGGCTATGACAAACCGCTCTTCTACAATCCGGGAGCAGCGGGCCTTGCGCGGTTCACCGATACGCTTTTCGTCCACCGCGCCGTACCCATGTTCGCCTTCCGTTTCGGCGCCGCCGACGATGGACGCGACATCGGCCGGGAAATCCGCACCCGCATGTGGCCCAGTCTGGCGGTGGCGGTGCCGGTCTTCCTCATCGGCCTGCTCGTCAATATCACCTTTGCCCTCATCCTCGCCTTCTTCCGCGCCACCTACGTGGATACCGCCGGTGTGGTGCTGTGCGTGGCGATGATGTCCATATCGGGCCTCTTCTACATCATCGGCGGACAGTTCCTGGTGAGCAAACTGTTGCACCTGGTCCCCATTTCCGGTTACCAGGAGGGCTGGGACGCCTTCAAATTCCTGGTGCTGCCGGTGGCGGTGGGGGTCATCTCCGGCATCGGCAGCGGCACCCGCTGGTACCGCACGATCTTCCTTGAGGAGATGGGCAAGGATTATGTACGCACCGCGCGGGCCAAGGGGTTGGCGGAAGCCACGGTGCTCTTCCGCCACGTGCTGAAAAACGGCCTCATCCCCATTCTCACGGGGGCGGTGGTGGTGATTCCCACCCTGTTCATGGGCAGTCTGATCCTGGAATCCTTCTTCGGCATTCCCGGCCTTGGCAGTTACACCATCGACGCCATCCGCCAGCAGGATTTCGCCATCGTTCACGCCATGGTGTTCCTCGGCTCGGTGCTCTACATCGTCGGCCTGTTGGCCACGGACATTTCCTATACCCTGGTCGATCCGCGGATTCGCCTGTCATGATGCCCGTGCAGCCTGTCCTGCTGTGGACCGACCTTCTCCTCTTCCTGCTGCTGGCAGTGCTGGCCCTCTATGCCTGGCAGGCGCGCCGGCGTCCCCACCTCGCCGCGCCGTGGCGGCGGCTCGCCCGCCGGCCGGCGGCAATGGCGGCCGCGGTGATCCTGAGCGCCTTCGTGGCGGTGGGGCTGCTGGATTCCATTCATTTCCGGCCGCTGCTGCCGACCCAGACACCGGGCGCCGCACCCCAGTATGCGCCGGAGACGCTGAGCCTCCTGGATCAACTGCTGCGACCGCTGCGGGAGCAGAAGGAGAAGACCTATTCCGCCCCCTTTGCCACCCATCTCTATGCGATGGAGAGCGTGGAGGTGTCCGCCGGACGCATTGTGCGGCTCTATCCACGGCTGCGTTACGGCGGTGCGCATCTGGGCGACGATCTCGGCCGGCGGGAAGCCGACATCCTGCTGCGCGCCGTGCGCGCAACAGGGGTGGCGCTTCTCCTTTGGGCCGCAGCGGTGGCCTTGGTGGCCGTGGGGCTTGCCCGGCGCCATGGCGTCACGTGGGGTGCGGGCCTTATGCGTCTTATGAGGGGTGAGACGGCGCTGCCCTGGCGCACCATGCTCGCCACCTTCGGTGTCCTGCTCTGGCTGGCCTGTCTGGCCGGCCACTGGACGCCGGAATGGCACATCTTCGGCACCGACAAGGTGGGGCAGGATGTCTTCTATCTTTCCCTGAAGAGCATCCGCACAGGTCTCATCATCGGCACCCTCACCACGCTGGTGATGCTTCCCTTCGCCCTGGCCCTGGGGATCATGGCGGGGTATTTCCGCGGCTGGGTGGACGATGTCATCCAGTATCTCTACACCACTCTGAATTCGATTCCCGGTGTGCTTTTGATCGCCGCCGCGGTGCTGGTGCTGCAGGTGCGCATGGATCAGCTCCCCGACTTGACGCTGGTGGAGCGCGCCGATCTGCGGCTGCTGTTTCTGTGCATGATCCTGGGGATTACCAGTTGGACCGGCCTGTGCCGCCTGTTGCGGGCGGAGACGCTCAAGCTGCGCGAGATGGAATTCGTGCAGGCGGCGGAAGCCTTCGGTGTCGGTCCGGCGCGCATCATGATGCGCCATGTGCTGCCCAATGTGATGCATATCGTGCTCATCACCCTCACTTTGGAATTCAGCGGGCTGGTGCTCGCCGAGGCGGTGCTCGCCTATGTCGGGGTCGGGGTGGACCCGTCCATGCACAGTTGGGGCAACATGATCAATGGCGCACGCCTTGAGCTCGCCCGGGAACCCATGGTGTGGTGGCTGCTCACGGCGGCGTTTGTCTTCATGTTCGTGCTGGTGTTGGCTGCCAACGTCTTCGCCGACGCGGTACGCGACGCCTTCGATCCGAGGGTGGCCTGATGGCTGGCCCTGAACTGCTTCGTATCCACAACCTGCGGGTTCACTTCGCCAGCGCCGGGCGCACGGTGCGCGCGGTGGATTGCGTCAGCCTCGAAGTGCGGCGGGGTGAGACGGTGGCGCTGGTGGGCGAATCCGGTTGCGGCAAGTCGGTGACGGCGCTCTCCATCCTGCGCCTGCTCCCTCCTGCGGCGCGCATCGTCGGCGGCAGCATCCGGCTCGAGGGGGAGGAGCTCCTCGCCCTGCCGGAGGTGGCCATGCGCCACGTGCGGGGGGCGCGGGTGGCCATGATTTTCCAAGAGCCCATGACCAGCCTGAACCCGGTGCTCACCGTGGGCCGCCAGATCGCGGAGGGGCTCGCCCGCCATCAGGGTCTGCGCGGCGAGGCATTGCGCCGACGCGCCCAGGCGCTCCTGGAAGCGGTGCACGTGCCGGACCCCGGGCGCATCCTGGAGGCCTATCCGCACCAGCTTTCCGGGGGCATGAAACAGCGGGCGATGATCGCCATGGCCATTGCCTGTGAGCCCAGGCTGCTCGTCGCCGACGAGCCCACCACGGCGCTGGACGTCACCATCCAGGCGGAAGTGCTGGCGCTGCTGCGGGAATTGCAGCAGCGAACCGGCATGGGGCTGCTCTTCATCACCCACGATCTGGGCGTGGTCGCCCAAATGGCCGACCGGGTGGCGGTGATGTACGCCGGGGAGGTGGTGGAAAGCGCGCCCCGCGAGGCCTTCTTCCGCCATCCTCTGCATCCCTATTCCCGCAAGCTGTTCGCCGCCCTGCCCGGGAGGACGAGGCGCGGTGAGCCGCTGGCGGTGATCCCGGGCATGGTGCCGCCCCTTGACCGGCTGCCGCCGGGCTGCCGCTTCCAGGATCGTTGCGAGTTCGCCTGGGAGCGCTGCCGCAGCGAGACCCCACCGTGGGTGGAGACCGGCGGCCATGGCGTGCGTTGTCATCTGGGGCTGACGGCGCCACCCCAAGGCGGCAGCCCCCCCTCCACCGGGGTGGTCTCAGCGCCGCCGCCGTCCGGCGAGTCCGGCTCGCTCCTCGAGGTGCGCGACCTGCGGGTGTATTTCCCCATCCGCCGCGGCGTGTTCCAGCGCATGGTGGGCCAGGTGAAGGCGGTGGATGGCCTCTCCTTGAGTCTGGCAGCGGGGCGCACACTGGCCCTGGTGGGGGAGTCGGGCTGCGGCAAGACCACGGTGGGCAAGGCAATCCTGCGCCTCATCCCCATCACTGGCGGTTCGGTGCAATTCCAGGGGGAGGAGCTGACGGGCATGTCCCCGGCCCGTCTGCGGCCCCTGCGCAGCCGCTTCCAGATCGTGTTCCAGGATCCCTTCGCCTCCCTCGATCCGCGCATGATGGTGGCAGACATCCTGGAAGAGGGCATGGCCGCACTGAATGTGGTGAAGGAGGGCGCGGCACGGGCGAGAGAAGTGGAACGGCTGCTGGAGGCGGTGGGGCTGCCTGTGGAAGCCAAGCATCGCTATCCCCACGAATTCTCCGGGGGCCAGCGGCAACGCATCGCCATCGCCCGGGCGTTGGCGGTGAATCCCCGGCTCCTTGTCTGCGACGAACCCACCAGTGCCCTGGATGTGTCAGTGCAGGCGCAGATCCTCAATCTGCTCGCTGAGCTGCAGTGGCAGCGGGGCCTCAGCTATCTTTTCATCACCCATAATCTCGCCGTGGTGGAGTTTCTCGCCCACGAAGTGGCGGTGATGTATCTGGGCCGCATCGTGGAAACGGGCCCGGTGGAAAAGGTGCTGGCTGCCCCGGCGCATCCCTACACCCAGGCTCTGCTGTCTGCGGTGCCACGGGTGGAAAAAAGCGGCCGCCCGGTGATCCGTCTGGCGGGGGAATTGCCTTCGCCCGCCAATCCTCCCGCCGGGTGTCATTTCCATCCCCGTTGTCCCCAGGCCATGCCCGTCTGTCGGGAACATTATCCGGAGGAAAAGGAAGTGGATGGCCGCCGGGTGTGCTGCCACCTCTATTGAGGCAACCCAGTGGAGAGTAGAGGAAGTCAGCCGGCGCGGGCGAGGACGAGCACGTCGCCGGGCTGGATGCGATCTTTGCGGCCCAGCCTGTTCCAGCGGCGCAGATCATCCACTTCCACGTCGAAGCGCTGGGCGATGCCATAAAGGGTGTCGCCACGGCGCACCGTGTAGCGGAGGGGACGGCTGGGCTCGCGGGCCGCTTTCCTGCTCAAGGGTTTGCCCGCTTCAAGGGGTTTTGCCTGCGCGAGCTTGAGCGGAGCGGCTGCCACGACGAGCTTCTGGTTGGGGACAAGCCGCGTCGAAGTCAGCCGATTCCACGCTTTCAGTTGTTCTACCGTCAGCCCGTGTTTGCGCGCGATGGTGGCCAGGGTATCGCCGCGGCGCACCACATAGGTGATCTGCCGGGGGGACGCTTCATCCCTGCTCGCCGAAGCCACATCGGATGCTTTTTTCTCCGCCGTTGCCGGCACCAGCAAAAGCTGCCCATGGCTTAAGCGACGGGTGCGGGCATCGAGACTGTTGACCTCCCGCAGACGGGCCAGGCTGATGCC
Coding sequences within:
- a CDS encoding ABC transporter permease, producing MLAYIVRRLLYAIPILIGVNVLIFVLFFAVNTPDDMARLHLGVKHVTPEAIARWKAERGYDKPLFYNPGAAGLARFTDTLFVHRAVPMFAFRFGAADDGRDIGREIRTRMWPSLAVAVPVFLIGLLVNITFALILAFFRATYVDTAGVVLCVAMMSISGLFYIIGGQFLVSKLLHLVPISGYQEGWDAFKFLVLPVAVGVISGIGSGTRWYRTIFLEEMGKDYVRTARAKGLAEATVLFRHVLKNGLIPILTGAVVVIPTLFMGSLILESFFGIPGLGSYTIDAIRQQDFAIVHAMVFLGSVLYIVGLLATDISYTLVDPRIRLS
- a CDS encoding ABC transporter ATP-binding protein, whose amino-acid sequence is MAGPELLRIHNLRVHFASAGRTVRAVDCVSLEVRRGETVALVGESGCGKSVTALSILRLLPPAARIVGGSIRLEGEELLALPEVAMRHVRGARVAMIFQEPMTSLNPVLTVGRQIAEGLARHQGLRGEALRRRAQALLEAVHVPDPGRILEAYPHQLSGGMKQRAMIAMAIACEPRLLVADEPTTALDVTIQAEVLALLRELQQRTGMGLLFITHDLGVVAQMADRVAVMYAGEVVESAPREAFFRHPLHPYSRKLFAALPGRTRRGEPLAVIPGMVPPLDRLPPGCRFQDRCEFAWERCRSETPPWVETGGHGVRCHLGLTAPPQGGSPPSTGVVSAPPPSGESGSLLEVRDLRVYFPIRRGVFQRMVGQVKAVDGLSLSLAAGRTLALVGESGCGKTTVGKAILRLIPITGGSVQFQGEELTGMSPARLRPLRSRFQIVFQDPFASLDPRMMVADILEEGMAALNVVKEGAARAREVERLLEAVGLPVEAKHRYPHEFSGGQRQRIAIARALAVNPRLLVCDEPTSALDVSVQAQILNLLAELQWQRGLSYLFITHNLAVVEFLAHEVAVMYLGRIVETGPVEKVLAAPAHPYTQALLSAVPRVEKSGRPVIRLAGELPSPANPPAGCHFHPRCPQAMPVCREHYPEEKEVDGRRVCCHLY
- a CDS encoding ABC transporter permease, whose protein sequence is MPVQPVLLWTDLLLFLLLAVLALYAWQARRRPHLAAPWRRLARRPAAMAAAVILSAFVAVGLLDSIHFRPLLPTQTPGAAPQYAPETLSLLDQLLRPLREQKEKTYSAPFATHLYAMESVEVSAGRIVRLYPRLRYGGAHLGDDLGRREADILLRAVRATGVALLLWAAAVALVAVGLARRHGVTWGAGLMRLMRGETALPWRTMLATFGVLLWLACLAGHWTPEWHIFGTDKVGQDVFYLSLKSIRTGLIIGTLTTLVMLPFALALGIMAGYFRGWVDDVIQYLYTTLNSIPGVLLIAAAVLVLQVRMDQLPDLTLVERADLRLLFLCMILGITSWTGLCRLLRAETLKLREMEFVQAAEAFGVGPARIMMRHVLPNVMHIVLITLTLEFSGLVLAEAVLAYVGVGVDPSMHSWGNMINGARLELAREPMVWWLLTAAFVFMFVLVLAANVFADAVRDAFDPRVA